The following are encoded together in the Callithrix jacchus isolate 240 chromosome 19, calJac240_pri, whole genome shotgun sequence genome:
- the OR6F1 gene encoding olfactory receptor 6F1 — MDTSNKTLTHDFLLLGFPGSQTLQLSLFMLFLVMYILTVGGNVAILMLVSTSHQLHTPMYFFLSNLSFLEIWYTTAAVPKALAILLGRSQTISFTSCLLQMYLVFSLGCTEYFLLAAMAYDRYLAICYPLHYRAIMSSLLSAQLALGSWVCGFMAIAVLTALISGLSFCGPHAINHFFCDIAPWIALACTSTQAVELVAFVIASVVILSSCLITLVSYVYIIRSILRIPSASGRSKAFSTCSSHLTVVLIWYGSTIFLHVRTSIKDALDLTKAVHVLNTVVTPVLNPFIYTLRNKEVRESLVRKWKGK; from the coding sequence ATGGACACAAGCAACAAAACCCTGACCCACGACTTTCTCCTACTGGGCTTTCCTGGTTCTCAAACTCTTCAGCTGTCTCTCTTCATGCTTTTTCTGGTGATGTACATCCTCACAGTTGGTGGTAATGTGGCTATCTTGATGTTAGTGAGCACCTCCCATCAGTTGCATACCCCCATGTACTTCTTCCTGAGCAACCTCTCTTTCCTGGAGATTTGGTATACCACAGCTGCAGTCCCCAAGGCACTGGCCATCCTACTGGGGAGAAGTCAGACCATATCATTTACAAGCTGTCTTTTGCAGATGTACCTTGTTTTCTCATTAGGCTGCACAGAGTATTTCCTCCTGGCAGCCATGGCTTATGACCGGTATCTCGCCATCTGCTATCCTCTACACTACAGAGCCATCATGAGTAGCCTGCTCTCAGCGCAGCTGGCCCTGGGTTCCTGGGTGTGTGGTTTCATGGCCATTGCAGTGCTCACAGCCCTCATCAGTGGCCTTTCCTTCTGTGGCCCCCATGCCATCAACCACTTCTTCTGTGACATTGCACCCTGGATTGCCCTGGCCTGCACCAGCACACAGGCAGTTGAGCTTGTGGCCTTTGTGATTGCTTCTGTGGTCATCCTGAGCTCATGCCTCATCACCCTTGTCTCCTACGTCTACATCATCAGGTCCATCCTCAGGATCCCCTCTGCCAGTGGCCGGAGCAAAGCCTTCTCCACATGCTCCTCGCATCTCACTGTGGTGCTCATTTGGTACGGGTCCACAATTTTCCTTCACGTCCGCACCTCTATCAAAGACGCCTTGGATCTAACCAAAGCTGTCCATGTCCTGAACACTGTGGTGACTCCAGTTTTAAACCCCTTCATCTACACGCTTCGTAATAAGGAAGTAAGAGAAAGTCTAGTGAGGAAATGGAAGGGAAAATAA
- the OR13G1 gene encoding olfactory receptor 13G1 — protein sequence MNHSIVTEFIILGFTKKPELQGIIFLVFLIIYLVAFLGNMLIIIVIIHNNTLHRPMYIFLLTLAIVDIICTTSIIPKMLGTMLKSETTISYAGCMSQLSFFTWSLGAEMVLFTTMAYDRYVAICFPLHYSTIMNHHVCVALLSMVMAIAATNSWVHTALIMRLTFCGPNTIDHFFCEIPPLLALSCSPVRINEVMVYVADVTLAVGDFILTCISYGFIIAAILRIRTLEGKRKAFSTCSSHLIVVSLYYSPVIYTYIRPASSYTFERDKVVATLYTLVTPTLNPIVYSFQNREMQAGIRKVFAFLKH from the coding sequence ATGAATCACAGCATTGTCACTGAGTTCATTATTCTGGGCTTCACCAAAAAGCCTGAACTCCAGGGAATTATCTTCCTAGTTTTTCTCATTATCTATCTTGTGGCTTTTCTTGGcaacatgctcatcatcattgtcatAATCCATAACAACACCTTGCACAGGCCCATGTATATTTTCCTTCTGACACTGGCTATTGTGGACATCATCTGCACAACAAGCATCATACCAAAGATGCTAGGGACCATGCTAAAATCAGAAACCACCATTTCATATGCAGGctgcatgtcccagctctccttcttcacatggtctcTGGGAGCTGAGATGGTTCTCTTCACCACCATGGCCTACGACCGCTACGTAGCCATTTGTTTCCCTCTTCATTATAGTACTATTATGAACCACCATGTGTGTGTAGCCTTGCTCAGCATGGTCATGGCTATTGCAGCCACCAATTCTTGGGTGCACACAGCTCTCATCATGAGGCTGACTTTCTGTGGGCCAAACACCATTGACCATTTCTTCTGTGAGATACCCCCATTGCTGGCTTTGTCCTGCAGCCCTGTAAGAATCAATGAGGTGATGGTGTATGTTGCTGATGTTACCCTGGCTGTAGGGGACTTTATTCTTACCTGCATCTCCTATGGTTTTATCATTGCTGCTATTCTCCGTATCCGCACATTAGAAGGCAAGAGGAAGGCCTTCTCAACATGCTCATCCCATCTCATAGTTGTGTCCCTTTACTATTCTCCTGTGATCTACACCTATATCCGCCCTGCTTCCAGCTATACATTTGAAAGAGACAAGGTGGTAGCTACACTCTATACACTTGTGACTCCCACATTAAACCCAATAGTGTACAGCTTCCAGAATAGGGAGATGCAGGCAGGGATTAGGAAGGTGTTTGCATTTCTGAAACACTAG